In the genome of Nitrospira japonica, one region contains:
- a CDS encoding HEAT repeat domain-containing protein, with protein MILKKGEPVRTRGRHVIIRATAVVCLALPLAAFAVERPAPIPVQMPYEMPPAVQHSPAETVPQNTKPLTPEELQRAEALLPLLEGKQEFWAMGEFVHLGEPVVPVLVKALTMPGPRIRYNAIETLSMLKAPAAVPVLITTAKDPNEMPRVREHALRVSIRLDPSKTPEAIQAMSKDPNSSIRKAAAFESRYVRDKAVVPILIDMIADDERFVGLSAVQSLWILTRHETEFHDWDSSTKQDRTEWTREWTDWWNIEKDSFQLPEPKRRSTAQPG; from the coding sequence ATGATTCTGAAGAAAGGGGAACCAGTGCGTACCAGAGGACGTCACGTCATCATCCGAGCGACTGCGGTGGTTTGTCTTGCTCTGCCGCTGGCGGCGTTCGCCGTGGAACGGCCTGCGCCGATTCCGGTGCAGATGCCCTACGAGATGCCTCCGGCCGTTCAGCACTCGCCGGCCGAAACCGTTCCGCAGAACACCAAGCCCCTGACTCCGGAGGAACTGCAGCGGGCGGAAGCCCTGCTTCCTCTGTTGGAGGGCAAACAGGAATTCTGGGCCATGGGCGAGTTCGTTCATCTGGGCGAGCCGGTGGTACCGGTCCTCGTGAAGGCGCTGACCATGCCGGGTCCCAGAATCCGATACAACGCGATCGAGACGCTGTCCATGCTCAAGGCACCGGCGGCCGTGCCGGTGCTGATCACGACCGCCAAGGATCCGAACGAGATGCCCAGGGTACGTGAGCATGCCCTGCGGGTATCCATCCGCCTGGATCCGTCCAAGACGCCCGAAGCGATTCAAGCGATGTCAAAGGATCCCAATTCGTCGATCCGAAAGGCCGCCGCCTTCGAATCCCGGTATGTGAGGGACAAGGCAGTTGTGCCCATCCTGATCGACATGATTGCCGACGATGAACGGTTTGTCGGGCTGTCGGCCGTGCAGTCTCTCTGGATTTTGACGCGACATGAAACCGAATTCCATGATTGGGACAGCTCGACCAAACAAGATCGGACGGAATGGACCAGGGAATGGACCGACTGGTGGAACATCGAAAAAGACTCGTTCCAGCTTCCCGAACCGAAGCGTCGTTCCACGGCCCAGCCCGGATGA
- the def gene encoding peptide deformylase, whose translation MAVLPIAKLGNPILRKIAAPVDVREIRTKEFQQLIDEMFETMLDEPGIGLAAPQVSRSIQLVVMGCEGEGGFPTTTLINPKIVYYGPQQAENWEGCLSVDGLRGKVTRPSVIRVQALDRDGKPVDIEADGLYAVCVQHETDHLLGKLFVDRMTDLSTLTQLTEFDKYWRKEPTPVI comes from the coding sequence ATGGCCGTGCTTCCCATCGCAAAACTCGGCAATCCCATCCTGCGTAAGATTGCAGCGCCGGTCGACGTCCGCGAGATCCGCACCAAGGAATTCCAGCAGCTGATCGACGAGATGTTCGAAACCATGCTGGATGAGCCTGGCATCGGTCTGGCCGCGCCTCAAGTCTCCCGCTCGATTCAACTGGTTGTGATGGGATGCGAAGGGGAGGGGGGATTTCCCACCACCACCTTGATCAATCCCAAGATCGTCTATTACGGCCCGCAACAAGCCGAAAACTGGGAGGGCTGTCTGAGCGTCGACGGGTTGCGCGGCAAAGTGACCAGGCCGTCGGTCATCCGCGTTCAAGCCCTGGATCGAGACGGCAAGCCGGTCGACATCGAGGCGGACGGACTCTATGCCGTCTGCGTCCAGCACGAAACCGATCATCTCCTCGGTAAATTGTTCGTGGATCGGATGACGGATCTGTCCACGCTCACTCAATTGACAGAATTCGACAAGTACTGGCGGAAAGAACCGACTCCGGTCATCTAA
- a CDS encoding ABC transporter ATP-binding protein yields MKSLLRVLWYLRPHRGLVAVTLLCALGATAMELVPPWIVKIVIDDVIQAKQESLLPWVLAGLVAAYVGKNVFASLRIRLNNTLEQTVVHKLRSDVFAAVQRLSVTYFENRSTGEIMSRLTNDTEHVERIFIDGVEAALTASLTLVGITIMLFALNWKLALLSLVPIPFLIWSAGRFTTKVHGFYHGIRQGAAEVSAYLQDALSGIREIMGFGRQAHEQERFDRLSQAYSAANLKAMYLWSLYSPGMILVGSLGTVLILWYGAGEVSAGRLTLGELVLFLSYLSLFYVPINQIHSVNHLLQHALAASDRVFEVLDTKPEVADAPGVSAPAHKARGEVRFDRVEFRYRPDVPVLDGLSVSVSAGERIALVGPSGAGKSTLLKLLMRFYDVTGGVVLIDERDVRDMPLDYLRRQIGYVQQEPFLFNGTVRENILYGDLTATGDRVEAAARAARAHDFIVDLPEGYETRIGERGVKLSVGQKQRVSIARVLLKNPPIVIFDEATSNIDTETEVKIREALNELTKGRTTFIIAHRLTTLHDVDRILVIEKGHLVEMGTHERLMALGGVYAGLYEAQFQT; encoded by the coding sequence GTGAAATCCCTTTTGCGCGTCCTATGGTATTTGCGGCCCCATCGGGGCCTGGTCGCCGTCACGCTGTTGTGTGCGCTGGGCGCCACAGCCATGGAATTGGTGCCGCCCTGGATCGTCAAAATCGTCATCGACGACGTGATCCAGGCCAAGCAAGAATCGCTATTGCCTTGGGTGCTGGCAGGCCTTGTCGCCGCCTATGTCGGCAAGAACGTGTTTGCATCCCTCCGCATCCGATTGAACAATACGCTCGAACAGACCGTCGTGCACAAACTCCGCAGCGACGTCTTCGCGGCGGTCCAGCGGCTTTCGGTCACGTACTTCGAGAACCGCTCGACCGGCGAAATCATGTCGCGGTTGACGAACGACACGGAGCACGTGGAGCGCATCTTCATCGACGGGGTGGAAGCCGCGCTCACGGCGTCTCTGACGCTGGTCGGCATCACGATCATGCTGTTTGCGTTGAACTGGAAACTCGCCCTATTGTCGCTGGTGCCGATTCCGTTTCTCATATGGTCGGCCGGGCGGTTCACCACGAAAGTGCACGGGTTCTATCACGGCATCCGTCAGGGCGCGGCGGAGGTCAGCGCCTATCTGCAGGACGCCTTGTCCGGCATCCGCGAGATCATGGGATTCGGCAGGCAGGCGCACGAGCAGGAACGGTTCGACCGACTGAGCCAGGCCTACAGCGCCGCCAATCTCAAGGCCATGTATCTATGGTCGCTCTATTCGCCGGGCATGATTCTCGTGGGCAGCCTGGGGACCGTGCTCATTCTCTGGTACGGGGCCGGTGAGGTATCGGCGGGACGGTTGACCCTCGGGGAACTCGTGCTGTTTCTCTCGTACCTGAGCCTGTTCTATGTTCCCATCAACCAGATTCATTCCGTGAATCACCTGCTGCAGCATGCCCTGGCGGCCAGCGATCGGGTCTTCGAGGTGTTGGACACGAAGCCTGAGGTCGCCGACGCGCCCGGTGTCTCGGCGCCCGCTCACAAGGCCCGCGGGGAAGTCCGGTTCGACCGCGTCGAGTTTCGGTATCGCCCTGACGTGCCGGTGCTGGACGGGTTGTCCGTCTCGGTATCGGCCGGGGAGCGGATCGCGCTGGTCGGACCAAGCGGCGCGGGCAAGAGCACGTTGCTCAAGTTGTTGATGCGGTTCTACGACGTCACGGGCGGGGTTGTGCTCATCGATGAGCGGGATGTCCGGGATATGCCGCTCGACTATCTGCGGCGTCAGATCGGATACGTGCAGCAGGAGCCGTTCCTGTTCAACGGGACCGTGCGGGAGAACATCCTCTATGGCGATTTGACCGCGACGGGCGATCGGGTGGAGGCCGCGGCGCGAGCCGCCAGGGCCCATGATTTTATCGTCGATCTGCCGGAAGGATACGAAACCAGAATCGGGGAGCGGGGCGTGAAACTGTCGGTCGGACAGAAACAACGGGTGTCCATCGCGCGGGTGCTGCTCAAGAATCCGCCGATCGTGATCTTCGATGAGGCGACGTCAAATATCGATACCGAAACGGAAGTGAAGATCCGCGAGGCCTTGAACGAGTTGACGAAGGGACGAACCACCTTCATCATCGCACATCGGCTGACGACCCTCCACGACGTGGACCGTATCCTGGTGATCGAGAAGGGGCATCTCGTGGAAATGGGAACCCACGAGCGGCTCATGGCGCTCGGCGGAGTGTATGCCGGATTATATGAGGCGCAATTTCAGACATAG
- a CDS encoding Mov34/MPN/PAD-1 family protein: MPDLIIPQSVLDELVEHARTLDPYECCGFLAGTGQTVSRVYRIKNVVSLEGAADAAAFDEAKIQHLSRLSPEERAEIAFIMDAREMFQAVKDIRNSGLTLQVVYHSHPHDPARPSVTDIKIADDWEENWARLNLTLPLYLLISLQDKARPDIRAYRISQGRVTPATLSPVS; encoded by the coding sequence GTGCCAGATCTGATTATTCCCCAGTCGGTCCTCGACGAACTCGTCGAGCATGCACGGACGCTGGATCCCTACGAGTGCTGCGGATTTCTCGCGGGGACGGGCCAGACCGTCAGTCGCGTGTATCGCATCAAGAACGTGGTCAGCCTCGAAGGCGCCGCCGATGCCGCGGCCTTCGACGAAGCCAAGATTCAACACTTGTCCAGGCTTTCTCCCGAGGAACGCGCCGAGATCGCCTTCATTATGGACGCGCGGGAGATGTTCCAGGCCGTCAAGGACATCCGAAACAGCGGCCTGACGCTTCAGGTCGTCTATCATTCTCATCCCCATGATCCCGCGCGTCCCTCCGTCACGGACATCAAGATCGCCGACGACTGGGAAGAGAACTGGGCGCGGCTCAACCTCACGCTTCCCCTCTACCTCTTGATTTCCCTTCAAGATAAGGCCCGTCCGGACATTCGTGCCTATCGCATCTCGCAAGGGCGGGTAACTCCGGCCACTCTCTCGCCCGTTTCCTGA
- the moeB gene encoding molybdopterin-synthase adenylyltransferase MoeB: MELTEQQVQRYSRHIILQEVGGKGQLKLNSAKVLLIGAGGLGSPAALYLAAAGIGTIGLVDGDVVDLSNLQRQILHSTASLGQPKVESGRNTLAAINPEITIKTYHQLVDADNILPLIKEYDIVLDGSDNFATRFLVNDACFFAKRTLISASMFRFEGQLTTIKPHAGYPCYRCLYPEPPPAGLVPNCQEAGVLGVLAGTMGVLQASEAIKEILGIGETIADRLLIYDALDMKFRKVGRPKDPACRLCGPTPSITDLSTDYTVTCTI, translated from the coding sequence ATGGAACTTACCGAGCAGCAGGTTCAACGCTACAGCCGGCACATCATCCTTCAGGAAGTCGGCGGAAAAGGGCAGCTCAAACTCAACAGCGCCAAGGTGCTGCTGATCGGAGCCGGAGGCCTGGGCTCGCCGGCGGCGCTCTACCTGGCCGCCGCGGGAATCGGCACGATCGGGCTGGTGGACGGCGACGTGGTCGATCTCTCCAACCTTCAGAGGCAGATTCTTCATTCCACCGCCAGTCTCGGGCAGCCCAAGGTGGAATCAGGCCGGAACACGCTTGCGGCGATCAACCCGGAAATTACGATCAAGACCTATCATCAGCTTGTGGACGCCGACAACATCCTGCCGCTCATCAAGGAATACGATATCGTGCTGGACGGGTCGGATAACTTCGCGACTCGTTTCCTGGTGAACGACGCCTGCTTTTTCGCCAAGCGAACGTTGATCTCCGCCAGCATGTTCCGTTTCGAAGGCCAACTGACGACGATCAAGCCGCATGCCGGCTATCCGTGCTACCGCTGTCTCTATCCCGAACCGCCCCCGGCCGGATTGGTTCCGAATTGTCAGGAAGCCGGTGTGTTGGGGGTCCTGGCCGGCACCATGGGCGTGCTTCAAGCCTCCGAAGCGATCAAGGAAATCCTCGGCATCGGCGAAACCATTGCCGACCGCCTGTTGATCTATGACGCGCTGGACATGAAATTCCGCAAAGTCGGACGTCCCAAGGATCCGGCCTGCCGCCTCTGCGGCCCCACCCCCTCCATTACCGATCTGAGCACCGATTACACGGTCACGTGTACGATCTGA
- a CDS encoding NIL domain-containing protein, with protein MSNMRFHIRFPEEKIKEPVIYQIGREYQVVTNVRRADVRETTGWMDLELTGETAEIERAVEGLRKKGVVVDPIELNVVE; from the coding sequence ATGTCCAACATGCGATTTCACATCCGTTTTCCGGAAGAGAAAATCAAGGAACCCGTCATTTATCAGATCGGCCGTGAGTATCAGGTCGTGACCAACGTCCGGCGCGCCGACGTCCGCGAAACGACCGGCTGGATGGACCTGGAACTGACCGGCGAGACCGCCGAGATCGAGCGCGCGGTGGAAGGGCTCCGCAAGAAAGGTGTCGTCGTCGATCCGATCGAGTTGAACGTCGTCGAATAA
- a CDS encoding MoaD/ThiS family protein, which produces MIKVRIPTPLRPLTKGKSEVEAQAADIAAMIDTLNQAHPGLKDRLCDETGELRRFVNIYVNEEDIRFLKGKETSLNDGDEVSIVPAIAGG; this is translated from the coding sequence ATGATTAAGGTTCGGATTCCGACTCCCCTCCGTCCGTTGACGAAAGGCAAGAGCGAGGTCGAGGCCCAGGCCGCCGACATCGCGGCCATGATCGACACGTTGAACCAGGCCCATCCGGGTCTGAAGGACCGGCTGTGCGATGAAACCGGCGAACTACGGCGGTTCGTCAATATTTACGTCAACGAAGAGGATATCCGGTTCCTCAAAGGAAAAGAGACATCGTTGAATGACGGCGACGAAGTGTCCATCGTGCCCGCCATTGCGGGAGGCTGA
- the thrC gene encoding threonine synthase — translation MAKMKALTCRECGKEYPTKAIHVCEMCFGPLEVKYNYDEIKKTISRQKIEAGPRSMWRYADLLPVEGPAFLGPHAGFTPLVRAKNLGAYLGLDELYIKNDTVNHPTLSFKDRVVAVALTRARELGFETVACASTGNLANSVAAHAASAGMRCYVFIPGDLEAAKVLGNLIYKPNVVEIEGNYDDVNRLCSEIAGEHGWAFVNINIRPYYAEGSKTLAFETVEQLGWRTPDQVVIPMASGSLLTKIWKGLHEMKAIGLIDEVRTRVNGAQAEGCSPISTAFKDGRDFFKPVKPKTIAKSLAIGNPADGYYALKATAESKGAMDMVSDEEVVDGIKLLAQTEGIFAETAGGVTIGVLKKLVKQGTIKKSDVTVAYITGNGLKTQEAVIDAVGRPVRISPSLVAFEKTFKMGKNGGDA, via the coding sequence ATGGCCAAGATGAAAGCGTTGACGTGTCGCGAGTGCGGGAAGGAATATCCGACCAAGGCGATCCACGTCTGCGAAATGTGCTTCGGTCCGCTCGAAGTGAAATACAACTACGACGAGATCAAGAAAACCATTTCGCGGCAAAAGATCGAAGCGGGACCGCGCAGCATGTGGCGCTATGCCGATCTGCTGCCGGTGGAAGGCCCGGCGTTCCTCGGCCCGCACGCAGGCTTCACGCCGCTGGTTCGGGCCAAGAACCTCGGAGCGTATCTCGGCCTCGACGAGCTGTACATCAAGAACGACACCGTGAATCACCCCACCCTGTCGTTCAAGGATCGTGTCGTCGCGGTCGCGTTGACGCGCGCGCGCGAACTGGGTTTCGAAACCGTCGCCTGCGCCTCGACCGGCAATCTCGCCAACTCGGTGGCGGCCCACGCGGCCTCGGCCGGGATGCGCTGCTACGTGTTCATCCCCGGGGATTTGGAAGCGGCCAAGGTGCTCGGCAACTTGATCTACAAACCCAACGTGGTGGAGATCGAAGGCAACTACGACGACGTGAACCGCCTGTGCAGTGAAATCGCCGGCGAGCACGGCTGGGCCTTCGTCAACATCAACATCCGCCCCTATTACGCGGAGGGGTCGAAAACGCTGGCATTCGAAACGGTCGAACAGCTCGGTTGGCGTACGCCGGATCAGGTCGTCATCCCCATGGCTTCGGGTTCACTCCTGACCAAGATTTGGAAAGGCCTCCATGAGATGAAGGCCATCGGGCTGATCGATGAGGTCCGGACCAGGGTCAATGGGGCCCAAGCAGAGGGCTGCTCGCCGATCTCGACGGCGTTCAAGGACGGTCGGGACTTCTTCAAGCCGGTGAAACCCAAGACCATCGCCAAGTCGCTGGCGATCGGCAATCCCGCCGACGGCTATTACGCCTTGAAGGCGACGGCGGAAAGCAAGGGCGCCATGGACATGGTGTCCGACGAAGAAGTCGTGGACGGTATCAAGCTGCTGGCCCAGACCGAAGGCATATTCGCCGAGACGGCGGGCGGCGTGACCATCGGGGTCCTGAAGAAGCTCGTCAAGCAGGGCACGATCAAGAAGTCCGACGTGACGGTCGCCTATATTACCGGCAACGGTCTCAAGACCCAGGAAGCCGTGATCGACGCCGTAGGCCGTCCGGTCCGGATTTCTCCGAGTTTGGTGGCCTTTGAAAAAACATTCAAGATGGGAAAAAATGGCGGTGATGCATGA
- a CDS encoding HesA/MoeB/ThiF family protein, which produces MEFTEEQINRYSRHILLPEVGGKGQKKLAKARILLVGAGGLGSPAALYLAAAGVGTLGLIDSDVVDITNLQRQILHHTSDVGRPKVLSGKEKIHGLNPDVAVTMYEERLTAGNAIKIFQDYDVVIDGVDNFTAKFLINDACFFADKPLVHGGILRFDGRVTTIIPRKSACYRCVFKSPPPAGLVASCQEAGVIGVLAGVIGTIQATEALKLVLGIGRPLTDRLLDYDARKTQFREIRVKRNPACALCGEHPTITELFDDGDPFAGCASRP; this is translated from the coding sequence ATGGAATTCACCGAAGAACAAATCAACCGATACAGCCGGCATATTCTCCTGCCGGAGGTCGGCGGGAAGGGGCAGAAGAAGCTCGCAAAGGCGCGGATTCTCCTGGTGGGCGCCGGCGGCCTCGGATCCCCCGCGGCGCTGTACCTGGCGGCGGCGGGAGTCGGCACGCTGGGCTTGATCGACAGCGACGTGGTCGATATCACAAATCTCCAACGCCAGATCCTCCATCATACCTCCGACGTCGGACGTCCCAAGGTCCTGTCCGGGAAGGAGAAGATCCACGGGCTCAATCCCGACGTGGCCGTGACGATGTACGAAGAGCGGCTGACGGCGGGCAATGCCATCAAGATTTTCCAGGACTACGACGTGGTGATCGACGGGGTGGACAATTTCACGGCAAAGTTCCTGATCAACGACGCCTGTTTCTTCGCCGATAAGCCGTTGGTGCACGGCGGGATCTTGCGATTCGACGGACGCGTCACGACCATCATTCCGAGAAAATCCGCCTGCTATCGTTGCGTGTTCAAGAGTCCTCCTCCCGCCGGACTGGTGGCTTCCTGCCAGGAGGCCGGCGTCATTGGCGTGTTGGCCGGCGTGATCGGAACGATTCAGGCGACGGAGGCATTGAAGCTCGTGCTCGGCATCGGCCGTCCGTTGACCGATCGCCTGCTCGACTATGATGCGCGCAAAACGCAATTCAGGGAGATCAGGGTCAAACGCAATCCTGCGTGCGCCTTGTGCGGTGAGCATCCGACGATCACGGAGTTGTTCGACGACGGAGATCCGTTCGCGGGCTGTGCGTCCAGACCGTAA
- the cysK gene encoding cysteine synthase A, whose product MPLHKEITEAIGHTPLVRLNRLSKPGCATIYGKVEFFNPGGSVKDRICLNMINEAERQGKLKPGGTIVEPTSGNTGIGLALISAVRGYKLILVMPESMSMERASLLSSYGAQLVLTPAWEGMKGSIREAESLLSQNPSYFMPDQFSNPANPAMHRMTTAPEILEAMDGKIDAFVAAVGTGGTITGCGEVFKERNPSVQIVAVEPTGSPVLSGGEPGPHKIQGIGAGFIPKVLNKKVVDRIVTVTDDEAYQTAKRISKQEGILVGISSGANVFAAQKIAEELGPGKNVVTILCDTGERYISIEKYFNI is encoded by the coding sequence ATGCCCCTGCACAAAGAGATCACCGAAGCGATCGGGCACACCCCACTCGTGCGCCTCAACCGGCTGAGCAAGCCCGGCTGCGCGACGATCTACGGCAAGGTGGAGTTTTTCAATCCGGGCGGCAGCGTGAAGGATCGAATCTGCCTCAATATGATCAACGAGGCGGAACGACAGGGCAAGCTCAAGCCAGGCGGGACGATCGTCGAGCCGACGAGCGGCAATACGGGCATCGGATTGGCCCTCATCTCCGCGGTCCGCGGATACAAGCTCATTCTGGTCATGCCGGAAAGCATGAGCATGGAGCGCGCCAGCCTGTTGTCGTCGTATGGCGCTCAACTCGTGCTGACTCCCGCCTGGGAAGGCATGAAAGGTTCGATCCGCGAGGCTGAAAGTTTGCTGAGCCAGAACCCGTCGTATTTTATGCCGGATCAGTTTTCAAATCCGGCCAATCCGGCCATGCACCGTATGACGACGGCTCCGGAGATTCTCGAAGCGATGGACGGGAAAATCGATGCATTTGTGGCCGCCGTGGGTACGGGAGGGACGATTACCGGTTGCGGGGAAGTCTTCAAGGAGCGCAATCCGAGCGTTCAAATAGTGGCCGTGGAGCCGACCGGCTCTCCTGTGCTTTCCGGAGGGGAACCGGGTCCCCACAAGATCCAAGGGATCGGCGCAGGATTCATTCCCAAGGTCTTGAACAAGAAGGTGGTCGACCGCATCGTCACCGTGACGGACGACGAGGCCTACCAGACGGCCAAGCGGATCTCCAAACAAGAGGGAATCCTGGTCGGGATTTCTTCCGGAGCCAACGTCTTCGCCGCGCAAAAAATCGCAGAGGAGCTGGGTCCGGGCAAAAACGTCGTCACGATTTTGTGCGATACGGGCGAGCGCTATATCAGCATCGAAAAATACTTTAACATCTGA
- the thiS gene encoding sulfur carrier protein ThiS — MQVKINGKVEEVSAGTVMDLLQAKKIEPQMVAVEVNDTMVERTQLATTTLKEGDRLEFLFYMGGGC, encoded by the coding sequence ATGCAAGTCAAGATCAACGGCAAAGTTGAAGAGGTCTCCGCTGGAACAGTCATGGACCTGCTGCAAGCCAAGAAGATCGAGCCACAGATGGTGGCGGTGGAAGTCAACGATACCATGGTGGAGCGGACGCAACTGGCCACGACGACGTTGAAGGAAGGCGACCGGCTCGAATTCCTATTTTACATGGGGGGTGGGTGCTGA
- a CDS encoding phospholipase D-like domain-containing protein — MSPIDQAVSAGIEIYFAPEEAPLDRVVSLYGKARRYIYVSVYGLTSPRAVEALVAAKKRGLDVRLMTDQGRAQDIKQRSALRTLRSAGIPIRVNRHDGLMHLKQVVIDDDVNTSGSMNHTTSGNRYNDERLDIVTDHATTVKAREKFLAMWNDRERFESWVEE; from the coding sequence GTGTCACCCATCGATCAGGCGGTGAGTGCCGGCATCGAGATCTATTTTGCCCCGGAAGAAGCCCCGCTCGACAGGGTGGTCTCGCTCTATGGGAAGGCCAGACGCTATATCTATGTCTCGGTCTACGGCCTCACGTCGCCCCGCGCGGTCGAGGCCCTGGTAGCCGCCAAGAAACGCGGCCTTGACGTGCGTTTGATGACGGATCAGGGGCGCGCGCAGGATATCAAGCAACGAAGCGCGCTCCGCACCCTCCGGTCGGCCGGCATTCCCATCCGCGTCAATCGGCACGACGGACTGATGCATTTGAAACAGGTCGTCATCGACGACGACGTCAACACGTCCGGCTCCATGAATCATACGACGAGCGGAAACCGATACAACGATGAACGGCTCGACATCGTCACCGACCATGCGACGACGGTCAAGGCCCGTGAAAAATTCCTGGCGATGTGGAATGATCGGGAACGGTTTGAATCCTGGGTTGAGGAATGA
- a CDS encoding FAD-dependent monooxygenase, translated as MAVVGAGGGGAVLALAIAQKGIRTVVLDQAPGPPQGLRGEILHRTGRRCWIGSVCCNPCRPSSEPTGRFRRYGERWLTR; from the coding sequence GTGGCGGTGGTGGGAGCGGGCGGGGGAGGCGCCGTCCTCGCCCTCGCCATTGCCCAGAAGGGAATCCGCACCGTCGTTCTGGATCAGGCGCCCGGTCCGCCGCAAGGGCTGCGCGGTGAGATCTTGCACCGAACGGGCAGGCGGTGCTGGATAGGCTCGGTGTGCTGCAATCCTTGCCGGCCGTCGTCGGAGCCGACGGGACGTTTTCGAAGGTACGGGGAGCGTTGGCTCACGCGATGA
- a CDS encoding FAD-dependent oxidoreductase, producing MLQSLPAVVGADGTFSKVRGALAHAMNPHASQGRMQAMVDAMTLSDLIPDCLRDGDCSAERLRACEAARRPHVTLLQRLADQQVFYWNTGNPGVAFLRDRVFRTLNRNARLRYQVLSTTAGLQMTEPFTLLDRVIAAGFLPDFRAGHRPAIPQNGGS from the coding sequence GTGCTGCAATCCTTGCCGGCCGTCGTCGGAGCCGACGGGACGTTTTCGAAGGTACGGGGAGCGTTGGCTCACGCGATGAACCCGCACGCCTCGCAGGGACGCATGCAGGCCATGGTCGACGCCATGACCCTCTCCGACCTGATTCCCGACTGTCTCCGCGACGGCGACTGCTCGGCCGAACGTCTGCGTGCATGTGAAGCGGCTCGTCGCCCTCACGTGACGCTGCTGCAGCGGTTGGCCGATCAACAGGTTTTTTATTGGAACACCGGTAACCCCGGTGTCGCGTTTCTGCGGGATCGCGTATTCCGAACGTTGAACAGAAACGCGCGCTTGCGGTATCAAGTGCTTTCGACGACCGCCGGCTTGCAGATGACGGAGCCCTTCACGCTCCTCGACCGCGTCATTGCCGCCGGATTTCTGCCCGACTTTCGGGCGGGGCATCGCCCGGCCATTCCCCAAAACGGAGGATCATGA
- a CDS encoding TPM domain-containing protein — protein sequence MMLKILLVFSGLLLLGAIDGSVSARPYDRPTVKLPDPMGYVSDHAQTLDADWRARIRSVCQDLERKTGVEMVVVTVPTIKPFGSANEFAGALYEKWGIGSTQQEHGVLILLAVEERQAAMTLGRQMFPVITPAVMNQVGGEYLHPAVERGHFGEGLYRTVVALASVSQEIRTGTLSKTHYRNFGIWITVLTSVGALLFLWWISRPDLRHPYRRIRKAEYWGTGQGGFGGNWGGFGGGTNGEGYT from the coding sequence ATGATGCTTAAAATTCTTCTGGTCTTCTCCGGACTCCTCCTGCTCGGCGCCATCGACGGAAGCGTCTCGGCCCGCCCGTATGACCGGCCGACGGTCAAGTTGCCGGATCCGATGGGCTACGTCAGCGATCACGCTCAGACCTTGGACGCGGATTGGAGAGCGCGCATCAGATCGGTCTGCCAGGATCTCGAACGAAAGACCGGCGTGGAGATGGTCGTGGTGACGGTGCCCACGATCAAGCCGTTCGGTTCCGCAAACGAATTCGCCGGCGCGCTGTATGAGAAATGGGGCATCGGCTCGACGCAGCAGGAACACGGCGTTCTGATTCTTCTTGCCGTTGAGGAGCGGCAGGCGGCCATGACGCTCGGCCGGCAGATGTTTCCCGTGATCACTCCGGCCGTGATGAATCAGGTCGGCGGCGAATATCTCCATCCCGCAGTGGAACGGGGGCATTTCGGCGAGGGGCTGTATCGAACGGTGGTCGCGCTGGCCTCCGTGTCACAGGAAATCCGAACCGGAACATTGTCGAAAACGCATTATCGAAACTTCGGCATCTGGATTACGGTCTTGACGAGCGTCGGCGCGCTGCTCTTTCTCTGGTGGATCAGCCGTCCGGATCTTCGGCATCCTTACCGACGAATCAGAAAAGCCGAATATTGGGGGACAGGTCAGGGCGGATTCGGCGGCAACTGGGGCGGGTTCGGAGGAGGGACGAACGGAGAAGGCTACACCTAG